The following are from one region of the Arachis duranensis cultivar V14167 chromosome 10, aradu.V14167.gnm2.J7QH, whole genome shotgun sequence genome:
- the LOC107469503 gene encoding uncharacterized protein LOC107469503, which produces MVKDLKKKYSLNLLGLIETKRQVVTKFDVTRIWGHDGSGWEFVGSDGASGGLLVIWDECVFNMNNCYKGERWLCVEGVMLKNSFNCAFVLVYGAHGRDEKTHVWEELSYIAGLCQVPCCFLGDFNEILQVEERKDATSLPRSTEEFKVWVQDMHLVDLPLTDRKFTWFRGRSCSRIDRVLVNVEWLEEFPETRLRGGPRGLSDHCPIIVEDKKMRGGPRPFQSLDSWFTHDGFLSMVKEEWRGLGDVQFTDKLKALTIPLGRWHKANFSEMDNKITRFEGEIKKVDDLVSNGVYDEMMEARRKALVTCCERWYVRKEVHWKQMSRSRHAKEMDKNTRYFHNIASARRRNNRIDVLVVNGRQVRNQARIKIAIRDFYKNLYHQEASPLMGFRDGLVSKIEDEDAMNL; this is translated from the coding sequence ATGGTGAAGgatttgaagaaaaaatatagtttGAATCTATTAGGATTGATTGAGactaaacgccaggttgtgacAAAATTTGATGTTACACGAATTTGGGGGCATGATGGTTCAGGTTGGGAATTTGTAGGCTCGGATGGTGCTTCTGGTGGATTGTTGGTAATATGGGATGAATGTGTTTTTAACATGAATAATTGCTATAAGGGGGAGAGATGGTTGTGTGTTGAAGGAGTAATGTTGAAGAATAGTTTCAATTGCGCTTTTGTCTTGGTATATGGTGCACATGGTAGGGATGAGAAGACTCATGTTTGGGAAGAACTGAGCTATATAGCCGGACTTTGTCAGGTCCCTTGTTGTTTTTTGGGGGACTTTAATGAAATTTTACAGGTGGAGGAAAGGAAAGATGCAACTAGCTTACCGAGGTCTACGGAGGAATTCAAAGTTTGGGTACAAGATATGCACTTAGTGGATTTACCGCTCACTGATCGTAAGTTTACATGGTTTCGAGGACGATCTTGCAGTCGTATAGATAGAGTTCTGGTAAATGTGGAGTGGTTAGAAGAGTTCCCAGAGACTCGGCTACGAGGTGGACCTAGGGGGTTGTCAGACCATTGCCCTATAATAGTGGAGGACAAAAAGATGAGGGGTGGGCCAAGGCCGTTCCAGAGCCTTGATTCGTGGTTTACACATGACGGGTTCCTTAGTATGGTCAAGGAGGAGTGGAGAGGATTGGGGGACGTACAGTTCACAGATAAACTAAAGGCGCTGACAATTCCGTTAGGAAGGTGGCATAAGGCTAACTTTAGTGAGATGGATAACAAAATTACAAGATTTGAGGGAGAAATCAAGAAGGTGGACGATCTGGTGAGCAATGGAGTGTATGATGAAATGATGGAGGCTAGAAGAAAGGCGTTGGTTACTTGTTGTGAGAGATGGTATGTAAGGAAGGAAGTACATTGGAAACAGATGTCTCGGTCCCGGCATGCGAAGGAGATGGACAAAAATACTAGGTACTTCCACAATATAGCTTCAGCAAGGAGGCGGAATAACAGGATTGATGTACTGGTAgtaaatggcagacaagtcaggaATCAAGCGAGAATCAAGATAGCTATCAGAGACTTCTACAAGAATTTATATCATCAAGAAGCTTCTCCTTTAATGGGGTTCAGAGATGGCTTGGTAAGCAAGATAGAGGACGAAGATGCTATGAATTTATAA